From one Magnolia sinica isolate HGM2019 chromosome 18, MsV1, whole genome shotgun sequence genomic stretch:
- the LOC131232588 gene encoding 2-methyl-6-phytyl-1,4-hydroquinone methyltransferase, chloroplastic: MASSMVNGAENLTLFRGRAPAGLGFFGSAFHGSHIPKMNVLSLVGNPKVRAPIPKCSMSPSRPASQPRFIQHKKEAFWFYRFLSIVYDHIINPGHWTEDMRDDALEPADLNDRRMIVLDVGGGTGFTTLGIVKHVDAKNVTILDQSPHQLAKAKQKEALKECKIIEGDAEDLPFPTDYADRYVSAGSIEYWPDPQRGIKEAYRVLKLGGKACLIGPVYPTFWLSRFFADVWMLFPKEEEYIEWFEKAGFKDVQLKRIGPKWYRGVRRHGLIMGCSVTGVKKASGDSPLQLGPKAEDVTKPVNPFVFFLRFILGAMAATYFVLVPIYMWLKDQIVPKGRPI; the protein is encoded by the exons ATGGCTTCTTCAATGGTCAATGGAGCTGAAAACCTCACACTCTTCAGAGGAAGAGCTCCAGCTGGGCTTGGTTTCTTTGGGTCAGCCTTTCATGGCTCACATATACCCAAGATGAATGTATTGTCCTTGGTTGGGAATCCCAAAGTAAGAGCCCCAATACCCAAATGCAGCATGTCCCCTTCAAGGCCTGCTTCCCAGCCTAGATTCATTCAGCACAAGAAAGAGGCCTTTTGGTTCTACAGGTTCCTTTCCATAGTCTATGATCATATCATAAACCCTGGCCATTGGACTGAGGACATGAGGGATGATGCCCTTGAGCCCGCTGACCTCAACGATCGGAGGATGATTGTTTTGGATGTCGGTGGTGGGACCGGCTTCACGACGTTGGGCATTGTTAAGCACGTCGATGCCAAGAACGTCACGATCCTCGACCAGTCACCCCACCAGCTTGCCAAGGCGAAGCAGAAGGAGGCGTTGAAGGAATGCAAGATTATTGAGGGGGATGCGGAGGACCTCCCGTTCCCAACAGATTATGCTGATAGATATGTGTCCGCTGGAAG cattgagtacTGGCCTGACCCTCAGCGAGGGATCAAAGAAGCATATAGGGTCTTGAAACTAGGCGGAAAAGCATGTCTGATTGGTCCTGTATATCCCACCTTTTGGTTGTCCCGCTTCTTTGCGGATGTGTGGATGCTTTTCCCCAAAGAGGAAGAGTACATAGAGTGGTTCGAAAAGGCTGGATTCAAAGATGTTCAGTTGAAAAGGATTGGTCCCAAGTGGTACCGAGGAGTGCGCCGGCATGGACTGATCATGGGATGCTCCGTGACAGGTGTAAAAAAAGCATCAGGGGATTCTCCTTTGCAG CTTGGACCGAAGGCTGAGGATGTGACCAAGCCCGTAAATCCATTCGTGTTCTTTCTACGCTTCATTCTAGGAGCGATGGCGGCAACGTATTTCGTGCTGGTTCCAATTTACATGTGGCTCAAAGATCAAATAGTCCCCAAAGGTAGGCCAATATGA
- the LOC131233818 gene encoding peptidyl-prolyl cis-trans isomerase CYP63 isoform X1 gives MAKKKNPLVFLDISIDGDPAEKMVIELFSDVVPKTAENFRALCTGEKGIGASTAKPLHYKGSTFHRIIKGFMAQGGDFSKQDGTGGESIYGGKFADENFKLHHDGRGLLSMANAGRDTNGSQFFITFKATPHLDGKHVVFGKVVQGIDILKKIEQVGTDLEKPTCPVKIVDCGEAFESKTRAAGKTEKDKKRIKRSGKDLSSDDTSNGRGRGRSKRSHKDRRKKRKRRYSSSDSSDDSDSDSYSSGSESDSYSSDTTSSSDERHRKGKKSKGDRHRRGKRKREQRRERRRRRRDNRSKRKSRWTSESSGDSESESTRSSFDTEEAAGQGPAHKTKSASRHANKPLQVHVGKQSSPPVLGRGAVSSVLKKDRSKSTEDYASHEEGEFFQENGEFLNNRNGIENKSDKTMDRQPNSDDNSRKSRSLTMSRKRSMSVSPRRSPSASPRRSPRKSQRSRSISRGPARQSSGKDCTTYSRSPIRSPEHNAPAPSPKHGRSLSRSPSPDGTPKRIRRGRGFSERYSYVRRYRTPSPVRSPVRSHHYGGRNFQERNRERYPSYRNYSERSPRRYRSPPRGRSPLRYRSRRSRSRSISGSPVGYHGRARDHSLSPVPSQSPADERPSMSEKLRSRLGPQGGNHPSDGKGRLRSRSRSVSISRSPAKVHPPKTSKSPSQSGSGSPTGKRGLVSYGDGSPDTGPG, from the exons GTGAGAAGGGCATTGGAGCTTCTACTGCCAAGCCACTTCATTATAAAGGATCAACTTTTCATCGCATAATTAAAGGATTCATGGCTCAA GGTGGtgatttttcaaaacaagatG GAACTGGTGGAGAGAGCATATATGGTGGAAAGTTTGCAG ATGAGAACTTTAAGCTGCATCATGATGGGCGTGGGCTTTTGTCTATGGCAAATGCTGGTCGAGACACAAATGGGTCCCAATTTTTTATTACCTTCAAGGCCACCCCACATCTTGATGG cAAACATGTTGTTTTCGGAAAAGTTGTGCAAGGAATCGACATTCTGAAGAAAATAGAACAGGTGGGCACGGATCTGGAGAAACCCACTTGTCCTGTAAAAATTGTGGATTGTGGTGAAGCTTTTGAAAGTAAAACTCGTGCTGCAGGAAAAACAGAGAAAG ACAAGAAGAGAATTaaaagatcaggaaaagatctTTCGTCTGATGATACTTCTAATGGACGAGGCAGGGGAAGATCCAAGAGATCTCACAAGGataggagaaagaagagaaagaggagataCTCTTCATCAGATAGTTCAGATGACAGTGATTCTGATTCCTATTCTTCTGGTAGTGAATCTGACTCCTACTCATCAGATACAACTTCATCTAGCGATGAAAGGCATCGGAAGGGTAAGAAATCAAAAGGAGACAGGCATAGACGGGGGAAAAGGAAGAGGGAGCAGCGTAGAGAGAGGCGACGAAGACGGCGTGATAATAGATCAAAGCGCAAATCAAGATG GACTTCAGAGAGTTCTGGTGACTCAGAGAGTGAGTCTACTAGAAGTAGCTTTGACACTGAAGAAGCTGCTGGTCAAGGACCTGCTCATAAAACCAAAAGTGCGTCACGACACGCAAATAAACCGCTGCAAGTTCATG TAGGGAAACAATCTTCACCACCTGTCCTGGGAAGAGGTGCAGTTTCAAGTGTGCTAAAGAAAGACCGATCAAAGAGTACTGAGGATTATGCTTCTCATGAAGAGGGTGAATTTTTCCAAGAGAATGGTGAATTCCTGAACAATAGGAATGGCATAGAAAACAAATCTGATAAGACTATGGATAGGCAGCCCAATTCAGATGATAACTCAAGAAAATCCCG GAGCCTGACAATGAGTCGGAAAAGGAGTATGAGTGTGAGTCCTAGGCGCAGCCCAAGTGCGAGTCCTAGAAGAAGTCCAAGGAAGAGCCAGCGCTCGCGAAGTATAAGCAGAGGCCCGGCTAGACAGTCGAGTGGGAAAGACTGCACAACTTATTCAAGGAGTCCAATAAGGAGTCCTGAACACAATGCTCCAGCACCATCTCCTAAACACGGCAGGAGTTTGTCAAGAAGCCCTTCTCCCGATGGGACTCCAAAACGCATCAGGAGAGGGCGTGGTTTCAGCGAGCGTTACTCATATGTGCGTCGGTACAGGACTCCTTCACCAGTGCGTTCACCTGTTAGATCTCACCACTATGGGGGAAGAAATTTTCAAGAAAGGAACCGTGAAAG GTACCCAAGCTACAGGAATTATTCTGAGCGCTCACCTCGACGTTACCGGAGCCCACCAAGAGGCAGAAGTCCCCTCAG ATACAGAAGCCGCAGGAGTCGAAGCAGGAGCATCTCGGGCAGCCCAGTTGGTTATCATGGCCGTGCCAGGGACCACAGCCTGAGCCCAGTACCAAGCCAAAGTCCAGCTGATGAGCGTCCGTCAATGAGTGAGAAACTTCGATCTCGCCTTGGTCCCCAAGGTGGCAACCACCCTTCAGATGGCAAGGGAAGATTGAGATCAAGGAGCCGAAGTGTGTCTATATCCAGATCACCTGCCAAAGTGCACCCACCGAAGACTTCGAAGTCGCCCAGCCAGTCGGGATCTGGCAGCCCCACCGGAAAAAGGGGTTTAGTTTCCTATGGAGACGGGAGTCCAGATACTGGGCCAGGCTAG
- the LOC131233818 gene encoding peptidyl-prolyl cis-trans isomerase CYP63 isoform X2, which translates to MAKKKNPLVFLDISIDGDPAEKMVIELFSDVVPKTAENFRALCTGEKGIGASTAKPLHYKGSTFHRIIKGFMAQGGDFSKQDGTGGESIYGGKFADENFKLHHDGRGLLSMANAGRDTNGSQFFITFKATPHLDGKHVVFGKVVQGIDILKKIEQVGTDLEKPTCPVKIVDCGEAFESKTRAAGKTEKDKKRIKRSGKDLSSDDTSNGRGRGRSKRSHKDRRKKRKRRYSSSDSSDDSDSDSYSSGSESDSYSSDTTSSSDERHRKGKKSKGDRHRRGKRKREQRRERRRRRRDNRSKRKSRWTSESSGDSESESTRSSFDTEEAAGQGPAHKTKSASRHANKPLQVHGKQSSPPVLGRGAVSSVLKKDRSKSTEDYASHEEGEFFQENGEFLNNRNGIENKSDKTMDRQPNSDDNSRKSRSLTMSRKRSMSVSPRRSPSASPRRSPRKSQRSRSISRGPARQSSGKDCTTYSRSPIRSPEHNAPAPSPKHGRSLSRSPSPDGTPKRIRRGRGFSERYSYVRRYRTPSPVRSPVRSHHYGGRNFQERNRERYPSYRNYSERSPRRYRSPPRGRSPLRYRSRRSRSRSISGSPVGYHGRARDHSLSPVPSQSPADERPSMSEKLRSRLGPQGGNHPSDGKGRLRSRSRSVSISRSPAKVHPPKTSKSPSQSGSGSPTGKRGLVSYGDGSPDTGPG; encoded by the exons GTGAGAAGGGCATTGGAGCTTCTACTGCCAAGCCACTTCATTATAAAGGATCAACTTTTCATCGCATAATTAAAGGATTCATGGCTCAA GGTGGtgatttttcaaaacaagatG GAACTGGTGGAGAGAGCATATATGGTGGAAAGTTTGCAG ATGAGAACTTTAAGCTGCATCATGATGGGCGTGGGCTTTTGTCTATGGCAAATGCTGGTCGAGACACAAATGGGTCCCAATTTTTTATTACCTTCAAGGCCACCCCACATCTTGATGG cAAACATGTTGTTTTCGGAAAAGTTGTGCAAGGAATCGACATTCTGAAGAAAATAGAACAGGTGGGCACGGATCTGGAGAAACCCACTTGTCCTGTAAAAATTGTGGATTGTGGTGAAGCTTTTGAAAGTAAAACTCGTGCTGCAGGAAAAACAGAGAAAG ACAAGAAGAGAATTaaaagatcaggaaaagatctTTCGTCTGATGATACTTCTAATGGACGAGGCAGGGGAAGATCCAAGAGATCTCACAAGGataggagaaagaagagaaagaggagataCTCTTCATCAGATAGTTCAGATGACAGTGATTCTGATTCCTATTCTTCTGGTAGTGAATCTGACTCCTACTCATCAGATACAACTTCATCTAGCGATGAAAGGCATCGGAAGGGTAAGAAATCAAAAGGAGACAGGCATAGACGGGGGAAAAGGAAGAGGGAGCAGCGTAGAGAGAGGCGACGAAGACGGCGTGATAATAGATCAAAGCGCAAATCAAGATG GACTTCAGAGAGTTCTGGTGACTCAGAGAGTGAGTCTACTAGAAGTAGCTTTGACACTGAAGAAGCTGCTGGTCAAGGACCTGCTCATAAAACCAAAAGTGCGTCACGACACGCAAATAAACCGCTGCAAGTTCATG GGAAACAATCTTCACCACCTGTCCTGGGAAGAGGTGCAGTTTCAAGTGTGCTAAAGAAAGACCGATCAAAGAGTACTGAGGATTATGCTTCTCATGAAGAGGGTGAATTTTTCCAAGAGAATGGTGAATTCCTGAACAATAGGAATGGCATAGAAAACAAATCTGATAAGACTATGGATAGGCAGCCCAATTCAGATGATAACTCAAGAAAATCCCG GAGCCTGACAATGAGTCGGAAAAGGAGTATGAGTGTGAGTCCTAGGCGCAGCCCAAGTGCGAGTCCTAGAAGAAGTCCAAGGAAGAGCCAGCGCTCGCGAAGTATAAGCAGAGGCCCGGCTAGACAGTCGAGTGGGAAAGACTGCACAACTTATTCAAGGAGTCCAATAAGGAGTCCTGAACACAATGCTCCAGCACCATCTCCTAAACACGGCAGGAGTTTGTCAAGAAGCCCTTCTCCCGATGGGACTCCAAAACGCATCAGGAGAGGGCGTGGTTTCAGCGAGCGTTACTCATATGTGCGTCGGTACAGGACTCCTTCACCAGTGCGTTCACCTGTTAGATCTCACCACTATGGGGGAAGAAATTTTCAAGAAAGGAACCGTGAAAG GTACCCAAGCTACAGGAATTATTCTGAGCGCTCACCTCGACGTTACCGGAGCCCACCAAGAGGCAGAAGTCCCCTCAG ATACAGAAGCCGCAGGAGTCGAAGCAGGAGCATCTCGGGCAGCCCAGTTGGTTATCATGGCCGTGCCAGGGACCACAGCCTGAGCCCAGTACCAAGCCAAAGTCCAGCTGATGAGCGTCCGTCAATGAGTGAGAAACTTCGATCTCGCCTTGGTCCCCAAGGTGGCAACCACCCTTCAGATGGCAAGGGAAGATTGAGATCAAGGAGCCGAAGTGTGTCTATATCCAGATCACCTGCCAAAGTGCACCCACCGAAGACTTCGAAGTCGCCCAGCCAGTCGGGATCTGGCAGCCCCACCGGAAAAAGGGGTTTAGTTTCCTATGGAGACGGGAGTCCAGATACTGGGCCAGGCTAG